One Misgurnus anguillicaudatus chromosome 5, ASM2758022v2, whole genome shotgun sequence genomic window, tatacgacagcgaagtataacatctgaatattaatttgtatagcTTAAGTCAACATTGAACATAAGGGAAATGTCCCGGTTTACTCGCCCAAAATACGTGAAATTTTCAACATTCATCTTTCTGTTGCTATCCCTCTGCTGACAGCAAAAACTGCTGCATTAACTAAGCTACTTGTGAAGGTCGTACgtgactttgcttacagattGGCGTAAAATCGTGCTCTCACAACAACCACGCTGTTATCttaaaaggctttttattcaCTCTTTTTTCATATGGATCCAAACTGTTAATAGTTCTGATTTTGTCCACataccggtgttgtgtcgaagtctgttccccctatttttcccttcagtgtagtgtttttattggcgtttttatcacgttataggttttattatttatatatttaaagttttaatggctactgagatgtatatgtgtgcgtttctgtaatgtatctgtattgttctgaatggtaagtcaattatttttacagtatgaatcatattaaatgtatcatatttatttaattatgtatgcaaacattacatttttaaaacaaccagtaaaggaaaaaaaaaggaaaagagaggctatattttaaaagaaataccctaatagaaaactgtcaaatgtatgaaatatttaataaattgtattatacaatacatgatattatgcctttttagtataaccaattcaaatctttaatctttctaaatgtaacgtgatgaaaacgccaTAAAAGCAccacactaaagggaaacatagggggaactgagttcgacacaacaccggtcCCTGCTTCCCTGTTTAACGTATCCCAGTAAATTCCACATCCTTTTCCAGATTTTAACatctgttttctttctttttattctCCCAACTCTGCCGCTTCTCCTACttgctgtatgtttacattcgcgaggccaccaacatggccgccacgTCCCAGAATGCAACGCGGCGCCCAAGCCCTATTGAGTACTATttgcaaaaccatggttattttgtggtaacaatGGTTTAACTACAGTACCGTTAACCAGGTTTTGttgtatgtaaatgtttaattttcataagtGATGTATAACATAATAAATAGTAAGCAGTGCATACCAGACTGCAAATGTTTTGTTCATTTACGGAAGCCGAGGTTGtgtactatttttatttttgcttgcttgttttctcatgatcacAACTTAATTTCTTGTTATCTCAAgttaacaaaagttgtattttttCTCATCAGatttacaataacacaataCACAACATCATGTCATTGTTTGCATCCCTGTATGTTACTGTCTGATGTTTATTGTTTCTGCTCAGCATGATTGCAAAtgtgatatttattttatacagttgaataaataatacattaaaataagtGACAAGTTTTAGACACGTATTGATCACTTCAGTTAAAGCATTCATTTCATAACATTATTTATTGAATTGCAGTGTTGGGATGTGATGACCGTGGAATGGATTTTGTTCTTCCGTGTGCTGTCCCTGAAATTGTCCCGAACAACGGACATTTGTTAGACAGACGCGCCGGGAGTTCACATCCACGAGGAGGAGTAAAGGAGTTTACTCCTGCATTTGAGGAGGCGAACAGCCCCACAGGTCAGATGGAAATTTTGTGTTCTTGACAGTCTTTAAATCTGTACCATGTTTGTTCCTCAATAGTTTTGTTGGCCCTTGCAGATACTGATATCTTATTACATTAAAGTCAATAAAATAAAGCATCTTACAATAAGAAATTAAGTTTAGACCATTGCTAGTGTGTTTTAAACTCTTATTTTAACAGCGTTATTAATGCAATAATCATTGCTGTATTTTTAGGAATTTGTTATAAAGAATTAGATACTCAATTACATATTTGATCAAATAGTATCTGCGTGGACAGtttgttaaatgtgtttatttagtaTCATTACTGACAACGGTTCAACTTTTGTCATAATGAATTTTCTAATAGTTTAtcgtttgtttttgtttttatatttttggtgtaGAAAAATGCAAGAATACAATCTTTAAATCAATAAAGAAGGGGTGGAAGAATGTAAAGCAGCCATTCCTTCGTAATGATAAAGTGGAAACACTGATTCCTTCAGAGGTTTGTTACATCATTACATTTAGTACAACTATCTGTCCATTTATAGACGTGTTTCCATCCAGGTTTTGTTATCGACCAAGTGAATATGTGTAAAAAAGGTTTTCTATTCAAATGGAGCTAAAATGGTGTCCGTTGTGATGTCACGAATGATGTAAGCGAATTGTCACATAAGTTTTGGTGTATCGCAAAAAAATCTcggtaatttaaaataaatgtcctTTCACCAAAGGCACCCGATTATGAGGAGAAAAAATTGAATATTTAGGAGAATAAACATGAATAATTTTATGGATAAGTGattgacatttcagcacttcaTGAAGTTAGTTCAGTGCAGCTTGCGTACCCTCTGCGTATATGGAGGATCGACTCtgcaaatcaaaacagaaagtcTCAGGCTGCGATAAGAGCGCCCATTGTTTGCTGTTATGCCCTTCAGAGGTTGCGCGTGATGAAGATCTatcatgtgacatcacatttatttgcgttaaagctatttaaaaaatatatttttttgaggTATTGCGTTTATGCGCTAAAGCattttttgctaaaaagccttggatggaaacatggcttCTAAACATGGCTTGAaacatttatctgtctgtctgtctgacccACCTCTGGTCTTCTCCACAGCTTAATGCGGATTCAGATAATCCTAATCTAAAGGATGAAGCTGGTCTGGCCAGCTCTGAATTAAACAATAAGATCAAACCGGAAAAACAACGAATGGCATTCTTTGACTGTCTCCGGAGGGGCAAGGTGGAGTCAGTGCCGACTCCCCTGCTTAAAGCGGATCCAGCTATCCCTGATGTTAGGGAAGTTGTTGATCTAGCATCACGGTCAAAGACCTACGTTGGTCCGAAGAAACAGAAACGAAAGGCTTCAAAGAGCCGCAGATCTAACCTCCAGGGAGAAAAAGTGACTGTTGTGCCAACTCAACAGCCCAAGGCCATTTCAGATATTCCTGTTGGCATGGATGTTCCTGATCTGGCCTGCCCCCAATCAAAACCAAAGATTTGTCCGGATAAACGCATGACATTGTGGGAACGCTTGCTTGGATGCTTCGGGAGGGGCAAAGTGGAGTCGATGCCGACTTCACAGATTGAGGCCGATCCAGCTATCCCTGATGCCAGGGAAGTTGTTGATCTGGCAGATTCTCAATCGAAGAGTGTTGGCTTaaagaaacacaaacaaaagGCTTCAAAGAGCCGCTTATTTCACAACCCTTTgagaaaaaaaggtaaaaaagtgaaaaaagatGCCGATCCAGCTATTCCTGATGCCATGGATGGTGCGGATCTGGCCAGTTTTGGTGGCATCGCTGCAGCCAATGCCAGGCTACAGACGTTAGGTGCCATTACAGAGAATATTGGGTTAAAAGGTGGCGGAAATCCCGACccaaataaagcaaaaaatccTGGGTCAAAAGAAGATGGAAATCCTGAGGCAAAAGCCCTTGAAAATCCCAGAAATCCCTTACCAGAAGATGATAAAGTTGTCAGGCCAAAAGTTATAAATGTTGTTCAACAAGCTTTTGAACCACCAAGCGAGAAGAAACCAGCTGATCTCTCAGTGCCTAAAGGTGAGTGTACTGACTATATTACTCCTACTTTGTTTGCACCAATATGTGAAATGGTTTCTTCATCATATTCTTCTGTACCTGGAAATGTATGCTGTACCTTTCGTCTGTGAGtattagggttg contains:
- the LOC129413745 gene encoding uncharacterized protein, which produces MFRPVTPLSDKDMEGADVENMDFILPNAVLNCDYVLDIGLSSQVGRAAGCLNPCGGEEDDEEEMVDVYPTHEAKRQRVLGCDDRGMDFVLPCAVPEIVPNNGHLLDRRAGSSHPRGGVKEFTPAFEEANSPTEKCKNTIFKSIKKGWKNVKQPFLRNDKVETLIPSELNADSDNPNLKDEAGLASSELNNKIKPEKQRMAFFDCLRRGKVESVPTPLLKADPAIPDVREVVDLASRSKTYVGPKKQKRKASKSRRSNLQGEKVTVVPTQQPKAISDIPVGMDVPDLACPQSKPKICPDKRMTLWERLLGCFGRGKVESMPTSQIEADPAIPDAREVVDLADSQSKSVGLKKHKQKASKSRLFHNPLRKKGKKVKKDADPAIPDAMDGADLASFGGIAAANARLQTLGAITENIGLKGGGNPDPNKAKNPGSKEDGNPEAKALENPRNPLPEDDKVVRPKVINVVQQAFEPPSEKKPADLSVPKDTFDSKYQLLEDEVLGEGTFGKVYKGIRKSDGTLVAIKRITKRRNESTIQIPGYPKPLITEVALMLKLRDAPSCTNIIQLYDWYETKHFYMLVLEYPLHSESLKQFVKREEKLSENTARHLMRQAVRAVKHCLDNGVFHADIHCGNFLVQQSTMSLKLIDFGSGLYLTHDDGYDFSGAPWWIEKFEKFEAVQESVWALGDVLFFMVHGYFVDSRNRRRTMNRLSKEISNLLRGCLAENPSDRPTLKQILDHDWFKTKSDEEELLVYKMRALSAQGE